The DNA segment CACGCCCTTGATACGGGCCATCAAGGCGCCGCCCTGAACCTTGTCTACCAGCGGGATCAGTCGATATCCGACCTCCAGACCGATGATATCCACCGCCGCCACGTCGTCCCACGACAACTCCTGCACCTGCGGCTCACCGATGGCGGCCTCTGCCTGACGTTGTTCGGCCTGCACGGCCTCCGTGCGACTGCGTGTGATCAGATAGCCGCCCGCGAGCAACAGGCTGGCCAACCCGAGGAAGACCAGATTCGGCATCCCAGGCACCAGGCCGAGCAGACCTAGAACACCGGCGGTAATGTAGAGCGCACGTGGGTTCGCGAACAGCTGCGACATCACCTGCTCGCCCATATCCTGGGCCGCGGACACACGCGTGACGATAATCGCCGTGGCCGTCGACAGCAGCAACGAAGGGATTTGCGCCACCAGGCCGTCGCCGATGGTCAACAAAACGTAATTATGCGTCGCCGACTGCAGGCTCATCCCGTGCTGGACCATGCCGATCACGAGGCCGCCGATGATATTGACGAACAGGATGATGATGCCGGCAATCGCATCACCGCGGACGAATTTGCTCGCGCCATCCATGGAGCCGTAGAAATCCGCCTCACGGACCACTTCCTCACGCCGGGTACGCGCGTCGTCCTGAGTGATCAACCCAGCGTTGAGGTCCGCGTCGATGGCCATCTGCTTGCCTGGCATGGCATCCAGGGTAAAGCGTGCGCTCACTTCCGAGACACGCCCGGCACCCTTGGTCACCACCACGAAGTTGATTACCACCAGGATAGTGAAGACCACCAGACCGACGGCATAATTGCCACCCACGACAAAATCGCCGAAGGCCTCGATCACGTGACCGGCGGCAGCGGTGCCCGTATACCCATTGAGCAGCACTACGCGCGTGGAAGCCACGTTCAGGGCAAGACGCAATAGCGTCGCGACCAGGAGGACCGTGGGAAATACTGCGAAATCGAGCGGCCGACTGGCATAAACCGTCACCAGCACGACCACCATCGACAGGGCAATATTGAAAGTAAACAGCACGTCGAGCGCAAAGGGCGGCATCGGCAAGGTGATCATCGCCAACATCGCGAGCAACACCACCGGCACCCCCAGACCGAAGCGGCTCAACCCTCGCAGTGCGCCCAGTGTGCCGGTCGCCACGGTAGCCATCAGTCAACCCTCCCCTGCGGCACTTCGGCAAGCTCTGGCGGCACTTCGAGCGCCGGCAACGCGCCGAGAGTACCGGCGCCGGTTTTGAGCTGATAGACGTAGGCGAGCAGCTGCGCCACAGCGATATACAGGGCTGCCGGCACCTCGTCGTTCAACCGAGTATGGAAATAGATGGCACGCGCGAGTCCTGGCGCGGACTGAACCATCACGCCATGCTCGGCCGCTATCTCGCGGATACGCGCGGCGACCTGCCCCTTACCCTTGGCGATCACACGTGGCGCGCGCATACGGTCCTGGTCGTAACGCAAGGCGACCGCGTAGTGCGTCGGGTTGGTGACCACCACATCCGCCTTGGGAACCTCCTGCATCATCCGCCGCTGAGAGATCTCACGCTGGAGTTGGCGCTGGCGGCGTTTGATATCCGGCTGCCCCTCGGTCTCCTTGGATTCGTCACGGACCTCTTGTCGAGTCATCCGCAATTGCTTGGCGTGCTGCCAGATCTGGAACGGCGCATCGACCGCCGCAATGATGATCATGCTCGCCGCAAAGGCCAGGAAGGACCAACCGACCATCTGACCCGTTGCGGCCAGCGCGGGACGCAGCGCATAGCCTCCGAGGGCCAGCAACGGCGGTCCCTCGAACCACAACACGATCACGGCCACTACCGCCACCACCAGAAACTTCACCAATGCCTTGCCCAACTCCATCAGGCCATTGACCGAAAACACACGTCCCAACCCCGTCAGCGGATCGAGTCGATCCCAGCGGAAACCGATCGCCTGGAAGCTGAAGCTGATACCGCCGAGCACCACCGAGGCGAGCAGGGCCGCCAGCGCAAGTAACATGAGTAGTGGTGCAAGCAAGCGCAATGCCTGCGCCACGGCCCCAGCCAATGCCGGGTACAGCGCACCCGGATCCATGATCAGGGAGCGGTCAAGCGTCAAACCGTTACGCATCGACTGCATCAATCCTTCCGCCAGCGAGGGGCCGAGCGCGAGCAAGCCTCCGGCTGCCGCCAGCAACACAGCCGTGGTCACCAGTTCACGCGAGCGCGCGACCTGCCCACGGTCGCGCGCTTCCTGCAGGCGTTTGGGTGTGGCTTCCTCGGTACGTTCCTGAAAGTCGTCGCGGGCCATTTAGCTCACCCGCCCAACACGCGTGACAGCAACATGAAGGTTTGCCCCATTAAATTGGAAAATTGAGGCACCAAACTCGGTAGGCTGAGCAGGATCAGCACGAAGCCAAGCATGATCGTCATCGGGAATCCGACCGCGAATATGTTGAGCTGTGGCGCGGCGCGCGTAATCACGCCAAAGGCGAGATTCACCAACAGCAGCGCCGCAACGGCCGGCAAGGCAACCATCAGACCGAGCCTGAACATCTGAGTGCCCCAAGTCGCCACTCGCCACAGGCCCTCGCGATCTATGCCGATCAGACCAACGGGCAGCCAATGGAAGCTGCGCACCAACATATCGATAAGCAGCAGATGCCCATTGAAGGTCAGGAACAGCAAAGTTCCCAAGATGACGTAGTACTGGCTGACGACTGGTACTTGCACGCCGTTCTGAGGATCGACCAGCGTCGCGAAACCCAACCCCATGCTCAGCGCGACGGATTGACCTGCAATCACCAGGGTAGCGAACAACATTTGCATGATCAGCCCCATCGTGACGCCGATCAGCACCTGATAAGCCGTGATCAGCCCCCCTTCGATGCTTACCGGGTCGATCGCCGGCGCGGGCGGGATGAAGGCATGAATTGTCCAGGCGAGCATCAGGGCAAGCGCAAGCCGTACGCGCACCGGCACGGTGTTGGCACCGAACATTGGCGCCGACAGCAACATCGCGCTGATCCGAATGAAGGGCCAGATGATACCGCCCACCCATGCTGCCACCTCGCTCGTCGTCAATGTCACCGTCATCAGCGCACCTCAGCCAATCAGCCCAGGGATGCTCATGTACAATTGCCGCGTGTAATCAATCAACAACCCCAGCATCCAGTGTCCCGCAATCGCCAGTGCTACCGCCGTCGCGATCAATTTGGGGATGAAACTCAATGTCATTTCCTGAATCTGGGTGGCCGCTTGCAGCATGCCGATGAGCACACCCACTACCAGGGCGGTCAGAAGCAGAGGTGCCGCCAGCAGCATGGCTACCTTCATCGCCTCCTGGCCAATCATCAAAATCGTGTCAGGTGTCATCGGCTCTCCCTCAGTGGTAGAAGCTCGATGCCAGAGTGCCCATGATCAGAGTCCAGCCGTCGACGAGTACGAAGAGCATCAACTTGAAGGGCAGCGATATGATCATCGGCGAAAGCATGACCATACCCATGGACATGAGTGCGCTGGCGACCACCAGATCGATGATGAGAAATGGAATCAGGATCAGAAAGCCGATCTGGAAGGCCGTCTTGAGTTCGCTGGTCACAAAGGCCGGCACCAGCAGAGAAAAGGGCACATCCTTGGGATTTTCGAACTTTCCATGGTGGGCAATGCGAGCGAACATCGCCAAGTCCGCCTCACGCGTCTGGTGCAGCATAAAGGTCCGGAAGGGTTGTGCCGCCTTTTCGATCGCGGCCTGCGCCGGCAAGGTGCCGGCCATGTAAGGCTTGACTCCATTCTGATATGCAGCCGTGAACACCGGCGACATGATGAAAAATGTCAGGAATAGCGCCAATCCGACGAGGATTTGGTTCGACGGCGTTTGGCTGGTGCCCAGACCCTGCCGCAACAGGGCAAGCACAACGATGATGCGCGTGAACGCGGTCATCATGATCAATGCCGCAGGCAGGAAGCTGAGCGCGGTCATCAGCGCAAGCACCTGAAGGCTGATGGAATAAGTCTCAGCCCCGTTACCACCCGGTGTAACCGTCAACAGCGGTAACGTGCCCGCCGGTGCTGCGCTAACCACCGCGGGGAGTAATGCCAGCCCCAGCATCGATAATAGGCTCAGAGCCGCTCTCATGATCGCGCGCGTCCGCCCAGGGCAGCGGCCAGCCGAGCCTTGAAGCTCTCGCCGGGTGCCATATCGGACGCTGGCACAGATTGCAGGGGTTGAGGTAACACATGCAGGCGACTGACGCGTCCGGGCGCCACACCCAGCAGAATTTGTTCCTCGCCGACCTGCAGCAGGATTGCACGCTCACGCGTGCCCAGCGAAACCGCCGCAACCACGCGCAGCTGCCCCTGCACCGAACCCTGTATCCGATTGACGCGTTTGAGCACCCAGAGCAAGGCCACAATACCGGCAATCACCACGCCCAGCCCCAGAAACATCTGGATGAAGTAACCGGCACCTACCACAGGCATACCGCCCGGCTCCGTACCTTGGGCCCAGACGGACAGCGGCATGAATGCCAGACCGCAGATCGCTATACGTGTCAGTATCTTGTTCACCGCAATTTACGCACGCGCTCGGCCGGACTGATCACATCGGTGAGACGGATACCGTATTTTTCGTTGACGACGACCACCTCCCCATGCGCAATCAATGTGCCGTTCACCAGCACATCCAAAGGCTCTCCCGCCAGACGATCCAATTCGACCACCGACCCCTGATTGAGTCGCAGCAAATTGCGTATCGGGAGGTGCGTACGACCGATTTCCATCGATATACTTACCGGCACGTCCAGAATCACATCCAGATTCATATCGCCGCCGAGTTCAACATCCCGAGCGCCCATCTCGCCCGTAACATCCTCGAGCTGCCCGAAGGCAGCCTTCTCGAAATCGGGCTCCGCTTTTTTCGGCGCTGCTTCAGGCGCCTCCACCTCTTCCTTCGCGGTGGCATCGCCCGTTGCATTGGCCTGTTCGGCCAGCGCCTCCGCCCACGGATCGCCAGCCTCCTCCTGCTCTGGTTCTTTGGTATCTGCACTCATGACTAGGCCCCTACAGCTAATATTCCCGTTTCACGTGTTCGGTCACCTGCACCGCGTTGTAGCCCTGATGTGTACCAAAACGCCCACGCATCACCGTCAATCCCTCGGAACGGATACTCACCGTCTTGGGCATATCGAAAGGAATGATGTCACCCGGTTTCATGCGCAGGACATCGCGCAGAGTGAGTTCCGTTTCAGCTAACAGGCCGACCACCTCGACCGGTGCTTCCGCCACCTCGCTGCGCAGAGCGCGCAGCCAACGGTCGTCAACCTCCGAACGATCACTCTGAATGCCTGCATCCAAGACATCCCGAATCGGCTCGACCATGGAATACGGCATGGTGACATGCAAATCGCCGCCGCCACCTTCTAGCTCCACATGAAAGGTCGAGACCACCACAACCTCCGTGGGACTGACGATATTGGCGAATTGTGGATTGACCTCCGAATTCATGTATTCGAAGAACAGTGGCATAACTGGCGCCCAAGCCTCCTTCATATCCTTGTAGCTGAGATCGAGCACCATCTTGACGACACGCATCTCGGTCGGCGTGAAGTCCCGTCCTTCGATCTTGGCGCGGAAGCGCCCGTCCCCACCGAAGAAGTTGTCAACGACAATGAACACCAACTGCGGATCAACCACGAACAAGGCCGTCCCCCGCAATGGGCGTATGCGTGTCAGATTCAGGCTGGTGGGTACGAACAGTCCCCGCAGATATTCCGAGAACTTGAGGATGCGGATGCTCTTGACGCTGATCTCGGGCGCAAAGCGCAGCATATTGAACAAGCTGATACGAAAATGGCGTGCAAAGCGCTCGTTGATCATTTCCAGGGTCGGCATCCGACCGCGAACGATGCGCTCCTGGCTGGCCAGGTCGTATTCACGTGCCTGACCGCCTGCCCCATCATCCGGCGTTGTATCGACGCCGCCGTCATCGACGCCATGCAATAGGGCGTCAATTTCCTCCTGAGACAGTACGTCGTTCGTCGCCATGGTTTGGGGTCACTGCATCACGAAGTTGGTGAAATAGACCTGCTCGACCAAATGCTGGTCACCCGCAGCCTTGAGTACCTCGTTGATACTCGCGAGCACCTGCTTGCGCAGCGTTTCCTTGCCATCGGGCGTGCTGACAACCGCATATTTCTGGCCACTCAGCAAGCTGATCAGGCGATTACGAATCGCCGGCATATTTTCCTTAACCGCATCGATTACCTTCTGCTCACGCGCCATGACGTCGATCCCGATCTGCAGAAATCTCACCGGTTGATCCGGTCCCAGATTGACCACCAGTGCGGGTTCGATGGACATATAAATCGCCGGTTTCTTCGGTGCAGGCGCCTCCGTATGGGCTTTATCCGCCTTATCGGCCTTGTGCGAAAAGGCACCGGTCAAAAATAAGGTGGCGCCGATCCCCAAACCCAGTACCAGCAAAACAATGACCGAGATGATCACGATAAGCTTGGTCTTGGACCCACCCTTGGCTGGCTGTGCCTCCTCTGCCATCTTCAAATCTCCTGGTTCGATTGGCCTTGAATGTATGGGAAAGTGCCCGGGATCCGCAGCGCTTGCCAACAAGCACAAGCAAACTCCGAGCCACAATAAAAATAACAATAATAATCAAACAGATAAAAATACAATCGTCACATTGACGATGGTGGGCGCCAAAATACCGGCAGACCGCACCCACGCTACCTACTAGGCTATGAGGGTCGTGAGCGCGGACAATCCGAACGACCCGATCTAAACCCTAAACTGTCCCACCAAGGATTGCAGCTGAGCGGCCAGCCTCGCCAGCTCTTCACTGGCTACGGCAGTCTGCTGAGACCCCGTCGCCGTCTGCTGCGTCGCCTGGCTGATGTTGCTGATATTGCGGTCTATTTCATCGCTCACCGAAGATTGCTCCTCGGCCGCACTCGCGATCAACGCGTTCATATCGTTGATTCGAGCCACTGATCGCGTGATCGCCCCCAGCGACTCATCCGCCGCCCGGGCCTGCTCGACGCTTGCGCGCGCACGGTCTCGTCCGGCCTCCATTACCCGTACCGCATTTTTGGTGCCCCCCTGCAGGCGCTCGATCATGGCGCGAATTTCCTCCGTCGAATCCTGCGTGCGCTTGGCCAACGTACGCACCTCATCCGCCACCACGGCGAAACCTCGACCTTGCTCGCCAGCCCGTGCTGCCTCGATCGCCGCGTTCAGTGCCAATAGATTCGTCTGCTCCGATATCCCACTGATCACGGCCAGCACCTGACCTATTTGAGCACTGTCTCCCTCAACGCCTTGGATCACTTGCGCCGCCTGCTCGACCTCTGCGGCCAACGCATCGATGGCACTCACGGCCTTGCCCACGACTTGACGTCCCTGCTGAGCCTCCCCATCAGCGATCCTGGCGGCCTGAGCGGCCTCGTTGGCGTGTTTCGCGACCTCCATCACGGTCGCCGACATTTGGTTCATGGCGGCCGCCACCTGATCAGTCTCCGACTGCTGGCGGCGAACGTGACGACTGGTTTCCTCACTGGTTGCCGACAATTCCTCTGCTGCCGCTGCCAGTTGCGAGGTCGAACCGGACACCTGCTTGATCAGGTGTTGAATGCGATCGACGAAGCGGTTGAAGGCGACCGCCAAGGTACCGACTTCGTCGCCCCGATTCTCATCGAGACGTTGAGTCAAATCCCCTTCTCCCTTGGCAATTTCACCCAAACGCTGCGTCACCATACCCAACGGACGAGTCACCGAACGACCCAGCCATGTCACGAGTAGCAGACCGATCACCAAGGCCACGATGGCGACCAACCCATACTGGAGCATCTGCGCATGGAAGGCTCGCTCCAAATCCACCATGTATAAACCTGAACCGATCACCCAACCCCAGGCCGGCACGGCGGCCACATAAGCCACCTTATCCACCGGTTCGGTCTGGCCCGGCAATGGCCAAACGTACCAGATATATCCGCTGCCCTGGCGCTGAACGAGATTGACGATATCGTCGTAGATCGGCTTGCCGTGAGCGTCCTTGAAATCGCTCAGATCACGGCCATCCAACGCCGGCTTAAACGGGTGCATCACCATGCGCGGCTGCATGTCGTTAATCCAAAAGTAGCCGTACTTGCCGTAGCGCAGGCTGGCCACCGCCTCCATTGCGGCGGCCTTGGCCTGGGCCTCGGTCAATTTGCCCGCCTCCGCGCGTTTAACAAATCCCTGCACCAGGCTGGCTGCGGTCTGTACCTCACGCTGAACTTGCCCTTCGCGCTCCGTCATCAGGCGATGATCGGCATCCCAAAGACTAAATACCGTGGTCGCGATCAGCAACAGCACGAAGGCAATGCCCATGAGATAGAGGCGTCCTTGAATGGTGCCCATCCAAGCCCAAAAACCTGATTTACCGTATTGCTTTTGAGAGGACATTCGCTCCTCGTCGTTTCTTATGTCTACGTTAATCCGGGATAATCCATACGCACAGTGGCCCCCAAATGAACGCGCAACCGTGTCCGGGCGGACACGGTTGCGCTCAAATATCGACCTTATCAGGGTAATCAATGCCGCGGCGTGACGATTCCTACGCCGCGTGGATCTTGAATTGCGAGACGAGGGCCTGCAAACCAGCCGACAGACGTGCCAACTCCTCGCTTGCCGAGGCCGTCTGCTGCGACCCCGTCAGCGTCTGCTCCGTCACCTGACTGATGTTGCTGATGTTGCGGTTAATCTCCTCCGCCACCGACGACTGCTCCTCCGCCGCGCTCGCAATCAGCGCGTTCATGTCGTTGATCCGCGTCACCGCCTCCGTGATCGTACGCAGCGAACCATCCGCTTCCCGCGCCTTCTCCACGCTCTTGCTCGCGCGCTCACGCCCCGTATCCATCGCCGATACCGCTGCCTTCGCTCCGTTCTGCAGCTGTTCGATCATCCCCCGGATTTCCTCCGTCGAGTCCTGCGTCCGCTTGGCCAATGTGCGCACCTCGTCCGCAACCACGGCAAAACCACGACCCTGCTCGCCCGCACGCGCCGCCTCGATCGCCGCATTCAATGCCAGCAGGTTCGTTTGCTCCGAAATCCCGCTGATCACCTCCAACACCCGGCCAATCTGCGCGCTGTCACCCTCCAGCTTCTGAATCGCCTGCGCTACCCGCTCAACCTCACTCGCCAGCGTGTCGATCGCCTTGACCGCTTCACCCACCACCTGCCGGCCCTGCCGCGCCTCGCCATCCGCGTGCTGCGCCGCCTGCGCCGCGTCGCTCGCGTTGCGCGCCACTTCCTGCACCGTCGTCGACATCTCGTGCATCGCCGTCGCCACTTGATCCGTCTCCGACTGCTGGCGCCGTACCTGCTCGCTGCTCTCTTCGCTCGTCGCCGACAATTCTTCCGCCGCCGCCGCCAGCTGCGCCGTCGATCCCGACACCTGCATCACGACCTGCTGAATCCGCTCTACGAAGCGGTTAAACGAACGCCCCAAATGGTCCAGCTCGTCGCGCCCATGATCCGGCATCCGCCGCGTCAGATCGCCCTCGCCTTCGGCAATGTCATCCATCACCCGGATCGCACCACTCAGACGCCTGACCATCGTGAAAATCGCCAAACCCGTCAATCCTCCTCCCACCAATACCGCCAAAATCAGCAGCAAGGTACTCCAGAAAGCGGATTCACCCAGAGAGCGGCTCACCCGTTTGCGGTCCACATCCTGGATCTTGCCGATCTGGCCGCTCAGCTTGTCGAGAGTGACCCGTATCTGGAACCACTGCGGTTGAGCCTGCTGCGTCAGCAGGCTCTGTGCCTGCGCGTTCTGTTCGTTGTCAAGCAAGCGCACCATCTCCAACCGGGCCGCCCGGTTCTCCTTCCACAGTCGGTCCACCTTGTCGATCGTCTCGCTGAGCTGAGGCAGCTCGGCGCCTTGTTCTCTGACCGTTGCCAGAGCTACGTCGAATTTGCGGATGCCGCCCTCGACTACCTTCTGCCAAGGTCCCTGAATAGCGTTGCCCAGGATGATTCGATTACGCAACGCGGTGCCCGAAAGCAAGCCCTGAACCGTCATGGTCTGAATCGCGCGCTCCAGCGGCACGTCGCGCTGCCCTACCTTGGCGAAGGCATCGCTGATACTGCGCTGATACATCAGAGTCACGGTTACCGCGCCCACGACCAGCAGCACGGCAAGCCCCGCTGCAGCTAATAAACGGCCCTTGAGCGTAAGGGGAATTAGTGTCATCGGCAGACCCTCCAAAAACCATTTCTAATGAGTGTGTTTTATTGTTTTAAATCCTCGTTTGACTCCCTCCATGGAGTCTGGCCCGCTAGCAACGGGGCAGAAAGTATATCGTCAGATGAGGACAAAACCTTAAAAACCATATTAAAAACAATGCCAACATCCGCTATCGGTCTTTAGAGAACGAGCCTGCCAGCCTTACCGGACGGCACCAACCACTCAGCTGCACAACGAAAGACGCCCGGCCAATGGATATCGACCGGGCGCCCAAAAATTCCAAGAAGAAAATATTATTAAGGTTGTAACATCAAGCCGCGTGGATCTTGAATTGCGAGACGAGGGCCTGCAAACCAGCCGACAGACGTGCCAACTCCTCGCTTGCCGAGGCCGTCTGCTGCGACCCCGTCAGCGTCTGCTCCGTCACCTGACTGATGTTGCTGATGTTGCGGTTAATCTCCTCCGCCACCGACGACTGCTCCTCCGCCGCGCTCGCAATCAGCGCGTTCATGTCGTTGATCCGCGTCACCGCCTCCGTGATCGTACGCAGCGAACCATCCGCTTCCCGCGCCTTCTCCACGCTCTTGCTCGCGCGCTCACGCCCCGTATCCATCGCCGATACCGCTGCCTTCGCTCCGTTCTGCAGCTGTTCGATCATCCCCCGGATTTCCTCCGTCGAGTCCTGCGTCCGCTTGGCCAATGTGCGCACCTCGTCCGCAACCACGGCAAAACCACGACCCTGCTCGCCCGCACGCGCCGCCTCGATCGCCGCATTCAATGCCAGCAGGTTCGTTTGCTCCGAAATCCCGCTGATCACCTCCAACACCCGGCCAATCTGCGCGCTGTCACCCTCCAGCTTCTGAATCGCCTGCGCTACCCGCTCAACCTCACTCGCCAGCGTGTCGATCGCCTTGACCGCTTCACCCACCACCTGCCGGCCCTGCCGCGCCTCGCCATCCGCGTGCTGCGCCGCCTGCGCCGCGTCGCTCGCGTTGCGCGCCACTTCCTGCACCGTCGTCGACATCTCGTGCATCGCCGTCGCCACTTGATCCGTCTCCGACTGCTGGCGCCGTACCTGCTCGCTGCTCTCTTCGCTCGTCGCCGACAATTCTTCCGCCGCCGCCGCCAGCTGCGCCGTCGATCCCGACACCTGCATCACGACCTGCTGAATCCGCTCTACGAAGCGGTTAAACGAACGCCCCAAATGGTCCAGCTCGTCGCGCCCATGATCCGGCATCCGCCGCGTCAGATCGCCCTCGCCTTCGGCAATGTCATCCATCACCCGGATCGCACCATTCAGACGCCTGACCATCGTGAAAATCGCCAAACCCGTCAATCCTCCTCCCACCAGTACCGCCAAAATTAATAAGCCTGTACTCCAAACGGCTGACTGGTGCAGCTGCGCTTGAATATGCCGGCGATCCTGCAGCTGGATGCGATTGACCGTGGCGTCCAACTCATCCAAGAGTTTGTAAATCTCGTTCCAGGTCGGTTGGGCTTGCTGGCTAAGCAGATTTTGCGCCTCCGCACTCTGCTCCCCCTTAAGCAAGTCCACCAGATGCAAGCGCTGCGCCCTGTTCTTGCGCCACAATATGTCGATCTTCTGCAACAATGCCTCCAGGCGAGGGCGTCCGACCGCTTTTGCCGCCGCGATCCGATATGCCGCGTCGAAACCCTTGAGACCCTCGGCAGTTTCCTTGTCCCAGGGCTGCAAAATCGCATCGCCTTGGATGATACGGTCGCGGATCGCCGTGCCAGACAACAAGCCATTCAGCATCATCTGCTCCGCGCTCCGCTTGAGCGGGGCATCGCGTACGCCGGCCAACTCAATCGATGCGCTGATGCCCCGCTGGAAGTTCAGCGTCACCACCACGGCACCAATTACCAGCAAAATGGCCAGGCACGCCGATGCCAAGAGGCGCCCCTTGAGCGAAA comes from the Acidihalobacter yilgarnensis genome and includes:
- a CDS encoding methyl-accepting chemotaxis protein, whose amino-acid sequence is MTVIPISLKGRLLASACLAILLVIGAVVVTLNFQRGISASIELAGVRDAPLKRSAEQMMLNGLLSGTAIRDRIIQGDAILQPWDKETAEGLKGFDAAYRIAAAKAVGRPRLEALLQKIDILWRKNRAQRLHLVDLLKGEQSAEAQNLLSQQAQPTWNEIYKLLDELDATVNRIQLQDRRHIQAQLHQSAVWSTGLLILAVLVGGGLTGLAIFTMVRRLNGAIRVMDDIAEGEGDLTRRMPDHGRDELDHLGRSFNRFVERIQQVVMQVSGSTAQLAAAAEELSATSEESSEQVRRQQSETDQVATAMHEMSTTVQEVARNASDAAQAAQHADGEARQGRQVVGEAVKAIDTLASEVERVAQAIQKLEGDSAQIGRVLEVISGISEQTNLLALNAAIEAARAGEQGRGFAVVADEVRTLAKRTQDSTEEIRGMIEQLQNGAKAAVSAMDTGRERASKSVEKAREADGSLRTITEAVTRINDMNALIASAAEEQSSVAEEINRNISNISQVTEQTLTGSQQTASASEELARLSAGLQALVSQFKIHAA
- a CDS encoding methyl-accepting chemotaxis protein, yielding MSSQKQYGKSGFWAWMGTIQGRLYLMGIAFVLLLIATTVFSLWDADHRLMTEREGQVQREVQTAASLVQGFVKRAEAGKLTEAQAKAAAMEAVASLRYGKYGYFWINDMQPRMVMHPFKPALDGRDLSDFKDAHGKPIYDDIVNLVQRQGSGYIWYVWPLPGQTEPVDKVAYVAAVPAWGWVIGSGLYMVDLERAFHAQMLQYGLVAIVALVIGLLLVTWLGRSVTRPLGMVTQRLGEIAKGEGDLTQRLDENRGDEVGTLAVAFNRFVDRIQHLIKQVSGSTSQLAAAAEELSATSEETSRHVRRQQSETDQVAAAMNQMSATVMEVAKHANEAAQAARIADGEAQQGRQVVGKAVSAIDALAAEVEQAAQVIQGVEGDSAQIGQVLAVISGISEQTNLLALNAAIEAARAGEQGRGFAVVADEVRTLAKRTQDSTEEIRAMIERLQGGTKNAVRVMEAGRDRARASVEQARAADESLGAITRSVARINDMNALIASAAEEQSSVSDEIDRNISNISQATQQTATGSQQTAVASEELARLAAQLQSLVGQFRV
- a CDS encoding methyl-accepting chemotaxis protein, encoding MTLIPLTLKGRLLAAAGLAVLLVVGAVTVTLMYQRSISDAFAKVGQRDVPLERAIQTMTVQGLLSGTALRNRIILGNAIQGPWQKVVEGGIRKFDVALATVREQGAELPQLSETIDKVDRLWKENRAARLEMVRLLDNEQNAQAQSLLTQQAQPQWFQIRVTLDKLSGQIGKIQDVDRKRVSRSLGESAFWSTLLLILAVLVGGGLTGLAIFTMVRRLSGAIRVMDDIAEGEGDLTRRMPDHGRDELDHLGRSFNRFVERIQQVVMQVSGSTAQLAAAAEELSATSEESSEQVRRQQSETDQVATAMHEMSTTVQEVARNASDAAQAAQHADGEARQGRQVVGEAVKAIDTLASEVERVAQAIQKLEGDSAQIGRVLEVISGISEQTNLLALNAAIEAARAGEQGRGFAVVADEVRTLAKRTQDSTEEIRGMIEQLQNGAKAAVSAMDTGRERASKSVEKAREADGSLRTITEAVTRINDMNALIASAAEEQSSVAEEINRNISNISQVTEQTLTGSQQTASASEELARLSAGLQALVSQFKIHAA